One Cyclopterus lumpus isolate fCycLum1 chromosome 7, fCycLum1.pri, whole genome shotgun sequence DNA window includes the following coding sequences:
- the szrd1 gene encoding SUZ domain-containing protein 1 isoform X2 produces MEKRLEEKLRISQKETESSHNSSRSPLKTTMVIQDDSLPAAPPPQIRILKRPTSNGSLGSPSNPNRPTQQVKSLAQREAEYAEARKRILGSACPDETPQDKPNTDRAGRNNSTLPSEDTRSNNHTVRQPDGPDGTHGFRQHR; encoded by the exons ATGGAAAAACGGTTAGAAGAGAAGCTAAGGATCAGCCAGAAAGAAAC GGAGTCCAGTCACAATTCTTCCCGATCTCCACTGAAGACGACCATGGTGATACAGGACGACTCTCTACCAGCGGCGCCCCCACCTCAGATACGCATTTTGAAGCGGCCTACAAGCAATGGGTCGTTGGGCTCACCCTCGAATCCGAACAGGCCCACGCAACAGGTCAAGTCTTTGGCTCAGCGCGAGGCAGAGTACGCCGAGGCCAGGAAAAGAATACTCGGCAGCGCCTGCCCAGATGAGACGCCTCAGGACAAACCTAACACTGACCG GGCAGGTCGCAATAACTCTACATTGCCTTCAGAAGACACCCGATCAAACAATCACACTGTCCGGCAGCCAGACGGTCCAGACGGCACTCACGGTTTCCGGCAGCACAGATAA
- the szrd1 gene encoding SUZ domain-containing protein 1 isoform X1, translating into MDEEVAESWEEAADSGEMEKRLEEKLRISQKETESSHNSSRSPLKTTMVIQDDSLPAAPPPQIRILKRPTSNGSLGSPSNPNRPTQQVKSLAQREAEYAEARKRILGSACPDETPQDKPNTDRAGRNNSTLPSEDTRSNNHTVRQPDGPDGTHGFRQHR; encoded by the exons ATGGATGAGGAGGTCGCCGAAAGTTGGGAGGAAGCCGCCGATAGTGGG GAAATGGAAAAACGGTTAGAAGAGAAGCTAAGGATCAGCCAGAAAGAAAC GGAGTCCAGTCACAATTCTTCCCGATCTCCACTGAAGACGACCATGGTGATACAGGACGACTCTCTACCAGCGGCGCCCCCACCTCAGATACGCATTTTGAAGCGGCCTACAAGCAATGGGTCGTTGGGCTCACCCTCGAATCCGAACAGGCCCACGCAACAGGTCAAGTCTTTGGCTCAGCGCGAGGCAGAGTACGCCGAGGCCAGGAAAAGAATACTCGGCAGCGCCTGCCCAGATGAGACGCCTCAGGACAAACCTAACACTGACCG GGCAGGTCGCAATAACTCTACATTGCCTTCAGAAGACACCCGATCAAACAATCACACTGTCCGGCAGCCAGACGGTCCAGACGGCACTCACGGTTTCCGGCAGCACAGATAA